A region from the Drosophila bipectinata strain 14024-0381.07 chromosome 3R, DbipHiC1v2, whole genome shotgun sequence genome encodes:
- the LOC108127164 gene encoding uncharacterized protein yields MRAAVFIGGAFILTACLLRSSEAVTCTAEPATTGCIDCTANPTNAECVAEAAATSSTTSTTTTAASTTAATTAAPSSSGGATGPRRKIVTIRNLGYYNVRRVRVYRNGRGTTNNRRGRANTNARNRRRNGNNVRVIIG; encoded by the coding sequence ATGAGAGCAGCGGTCTTTATTGGAGGAGCCTTCATCCTGACAGCCTGTCTCCTGAGGAGCAGCGAAGCTGTGACATGCACCGCCGAACCAGCCACCACCGGCTGCATCGACTGCACCGCCAACCCCACCAATGCGGAGTGCGTGGCCGAGGCCGCAGCCACCTCATCTACAACCTCGACCACCACTACGGCGGCTTCCACTACCGCTGCCACCACGGCTGCTCCATCCTCCTCCGGCGGTGCGACCGGCCCGCGCCGTAAGATTGTGACTATCAGAAACCTGGGATACTATAACGTCCGGCGTGTTCGGGTGTACCGCAACGGAAGGGGTACCACCAACAACCGAAGGGGCAGGGCCAATACCAATGCCAGAAATCGCAGGCGCAATGGCAACAACGTCCGCGTGATAATCGGGTGA
- the LOC108127160 gene encoding mucin-13 codes for MKPTALLLGLLLSVLCFSSFVAGADDPTDGSTTPTDGSTTPTDGSTTPTDGSTTPTDGSTTPTDSSTTPTDGSTTPTDGSTTPTDTSTTPTDSSPSPTAKQPQSSSPPSPEGPTSPPENRQPQEEEQEQSQEQQQQGRLNVTFTL; via the exons ATGAAGCCCACTGCTCTACTTCTAGGTCTTCTCTTGTCGGTCCTCTGCTTCTCCAGCTTCGTGGCTGGAGCGGACGATCCCACGGATGGCAGCACCACTCCCACCGACGGAAGCACCACGCCCACTGATGGCTCTACTACCCCAACCGACGGCTCGACCACCCCCACGGACGGCTCCACTACTCCCACCGACAGCTCTACCACCCCCACTGATGGCTCGACCACCCCTACTGACGGCAGCACCACCCCAACTGATACCTCCACCACCCCCACCGACTCCAGCCCCTCCCCAACTGCA AAACAACCGCAGAGCAGCTCGCCGCCGTCGCCAGAGGGCCCAACGTCGCCGCCAGAGAATCGCCAACCGCAGGAGGAGGAACAGGAACAGTCGCAggaacaacagcaacagggtCGGCTAAATGTAACATTTACATTGTGA
- the LOC108127242 gene encoding cystatin-like protein: MHALKVILVLGLALAVAYGGIPGGVNPLEGERLEEAKETLRSSLAKLASGDGPSYQVVKVKSATTQVVAGTLQKFEVELSNGSDNKDCIVSIWSQPWLKENGTQLTIECENEGKIEKIW; the protein is encoded by the exons ATGCACGCATTGAAAGTTATTTTGGTTCTGGGACTGGCCCTGGCCGTTGCTTATGGA GGAATTCCCGGAGGCGTTAATCCGCTAGAGGGTGAACGTTTGGAGGAGGCGAAGGAGACTCTCCGCAGCTCACTGGCGAAATTGGCTTCAGGGGACGGACCAAGTTACCA GGTTGTGAAAGTGAAATCGGCGACTACCCAAGTGGTGGCAGGCACCCTCCAAAAATTCGAGGTGGAGCTTTCCAACGGATCAGACAATAAGGATTGCATCGTCAGCATTTGGTCCCAGCCCTGGCTGAAGGAGAATGGAACCCAGCTTACTATTGAATGCGAAAACGAAGGCAAAATTGAGAAAATTTGGTAG
- the LOC108127209 gene encoding cystatin-like protein: MHALAVFLVVGVVLAVAANDASLDGGVRTLEGAELEKAKDTLRSSLEKLASGDGPSYQVVNVKSATSQVVSGSLEKFEVELSNGSDNKDCIVSIWSQPWEKENGTQLTIECENEGKIEKTW; encoded by the exons ATGCACGCCCTGGCAGTGTTTTTAGTTGTGGGAGTAGTCCTGGCCGTAGCCGCTAATGAC GCCTCTTTGGATGGAGGCGTTAGAACTCTAGAGGGTGCTGAATTGGAGAAGGCGAAGGACACTCTCCGCAGTTCATTGGAGAAATTGGCTTCAGGGGACGGACCCAGTTACCA GGTTGTGAACGTTAAATCGGCGACTTCACAGGTGGTATCCGGATCCCTCGAAAAATTCGAGGTGGAGCTTTCAAACGGATCAGACAATAAGGATTGCATCGTCAGCATTTGGTCCCAGCCCTGGGAGAAGGAGAATGGTACCCAGCTTACGATTGAATGCGAAAACGAAggaaaaattgagaaaacttgGTAG
- the LOC108127202 gene encoding cystatin-like protein, translating to MHALKVILVLGLALAVAADEVPVLGGTRPLEGAELEEAKAGLNSSLEKLASGDGPSYKVVKVKSATTQVVAGTLQKFEVELSNGSDNKDCIVSIWSQPWEKENGTQLTVECKNEGKIEKTW from the exons ATGCACGCCCTGAAAGTGATTTTAGTTCTGGGACTGGCCCTGGCCGTTGCCGCTGATGAG GTCCCTGTGCTCGGAGGCACTAGACCACTAGAGGGTGCTGAATTGGAGGAGGCGAAGGCGGGCCTGAACAGCTCTCTGGAGAAATTGGCTTCTGGAGACGGACCCAGTTACAA GGTTGTGAAAGTGAAATCGGCGACTACACAGGTGGTGGCAGGCACCCTCCAAAAATTCGAGGTGGAGCTTTCCAACGGATCAGACAATAAGGATTGCATCGTCAGCATTTGGTCCCAGCCCTGGGAGAAGGAGAATGGTACCCAGCTTACGGTTGAATGCAAAAACGAAGGCaaaattgagaaaacttgGTAG
- the LOC108127729 gene encoding cystatin-like protein yields the protein MSNEPILGGVSKLQGEELKEALELLETSLAKLEATDGLFYKAVNVTSVTGQTVAGSLYTYELELQIESDKKPATVTIWSRIWLKEDGTNIKIHSGGQLQLDRTW from the exons ATGTCGAACGAACCCATTCTCGGAGGTGTCTCTAAGTTGCAGGGAGAGGAGTTAAAGGAGGCCCTGGAACTGTTGGAGACATCCCTTGCGAAGCTGGAAGCCACCGATGGTCTTTTCTACAA aGCCGTCAACGTGACCTCTGTGACGGGACAGACGGTGGCTGGATCTCTTTACACCTACGAGTTGGAACTCCAAATTGAATCGGACAAGAAACCGGCCACCGTGACGATCTGGTCCCGCATATGGCTAAAGGAGGACGGTACCAACATCAAGATCCACTCCGGAGGCCAGTTGCAGTTGGATCGAACGTGGTAA
- the LOC108127724 gene encoding cystatin-like protein produces MKSLCLVGLVFLSIIGFGAADDFDPVPGGVYQLEEDSKEDARGLLDTSLTKLATKDGPSYKTVALTKVTRHLEAGNLFTYEVELENGAENKQCIVRILNQPWRDEEVSKIQVRCGEEDEVDHNFISEDVYLASEYTYY; encoded by the exons ATGAAATCGCTGTGCCTTGTGGGTCTGGTGTTTCTGAGCATTATCGGCTTTGGGGCTGCCGATGACTTTGATCCCGTGCCTGGAGGAGTTTATCAGTTGGAGGAAGACAGCAAGGAGGATGCACGAGGTCTTTTGGATACTTCCCTCACCAAGCTGGCCACCAAAGATGGGCCAAGCTACAA GACCGTCGCCCTAACTAAGGTAACCCGCCACCTCGAGGCCGGTAATCTCTTCACCTACGAGGTGGAGCTGGAAAACGGGGCCGAGAATAAACAGTGCATCGTGAGGATCCTCAACCAGCCCTGGAGAGACGAAGAAGTCAGCAAAATCCAGGTCAGGTGTGGCGAGGAGGATGAGGTGGATCACAACTTTATAAGTGAGGACGTCTATTTGGCCTCCGAATATACCTATTACTGA
- the LOC108127691 gene encoding uncharacterized protein: MNNQGYGGIQWIQHSTAPDVCEVEVLENGAEMAVQEAASAFVDDGGEEDAEEDLDHMAAENLIFMAREGQLSEIIAANEAGGAVLVTSDGTTVAYAGAFDDDAQVVTEEVITDDWVQHQGAERVEIAAEQIAGISSSQELLDMEQDEYTALRPYPCDFCSRRFRKKASLNNHMLAHQNDRPHLCKLCGARFTRRAELISHFKAHAEAQDAADAEAAAAAAAAAAAAVPASSIKFEYQTQRQLDDHFYEQEWSLGHQDQGPVRHDQHNHSEQQLISSNDLTDAYPSVAPPVAPARGRISRLKPKEESSQFIMMAEGQSSPYLGCDQEQPKASAQSGTSEPPPQPNYPILDDKKPFVCQQCGLAFAREKALVSHTKNHRMDSPFECNQCQEMFWDNSSLQEHLKTHQFEESNSEYDPASAEDSASESEPEEQLYGDFYCAECGISFHRQDLLRRHTKQHTKQPETPAGERNTTVAAAGEVDAKETSGGGNSCHTCGKSFPTALEMLAHAEIHSRFPPFKCVLCGSSFYEEQAIKRHLHTRHPNELKANSCVLCGKECRDRKALIKHAWDHSREKCHSCSKCGKNFHNKARLKRHMASHRDKSVVCEVCQEEFPDGRTLSNHRHSHSTTSPGKLFPCHECGKTFGSRSSQQIHVRIHTGERPYGCRYCWKAFADGGTLRKHERIHTGEKPYACSVCPRAFNQRVVLREHIRSHHSGLDVARNTYHCTVCSEDFPSSNDLIQHLIQHSDSNTAKQRQPITGPRKYKRRRKLQPHEIVQMRAESKEANGEEEALGEADRDGEEDDYASDIDICDFDVGDVGDVDELFDIAESPKKEKRKRTSTKAVSKHNVSNGGAGTTGGDGSAKPTQSKDNTKLRYDSTSSQQSDRIWEEKFLQDHQAPLFQIDSLVVVNDTPLQPASSKESTAVPKTRAAAKLLSKPAEASTSTTSTSYSSTTSVSRGRKKPTNKTSSKAPSAVSSSSRPRMIHTERAKVTKTAVGSESSSKKTRSKVYVTRTETASNMSALEKSRIVDDYEIISPATQPPNQISSSPLHIKQEQEHQQQRVQLMYDDNLLIDAALLREKTYEKFNPSIVNDLEEILRSPLKHDRSSRLRFTSESSTTPQFLPEEEQNLIKIEPTSPDLREMVESQQRVTSSSSSSARTSRHLRQITANNGTRAGSKRFAEKSSPGAGTSNKKASSSASAVSKVGSSSSYLGYGVEAYIVNQCVPASGSTADVGSGFFSISEVVSAADAADAAAKAAAAGKSERKTRFFECEMCTAIFYDRAQLLDHVHIHI; this comes from the exons ATGAACAACCAGGGCTATGGCGGCATCCAGTGGATTCAGCACTCCACCGCGCCGGACGTTTGTGAGGTGGAAGTCCTAGAGAACGGAGCCGAGATGGCCGTTCAAGAGGCGGCGTCGGCGTTTGTCGACGATGGTGGCGAGGAGGATGCGGAGGAGGACCTGGACCATATGGCTGCCGAAAACCTCATCTTCATGGCTCGCGAAGGCCAGCTCAGCGAGATCATAGCCGCCAACGAGGCTGGTGGGGCCGTTCTGGTCACCTCCGATGGCACGACCGTGGCCTACGCAGGGGCCTTCGACGACGACGCCCAGGTGGTCACCGAGGAGGTCATCACAGACGACTGGGTGCAGCACCAGGGGGCCGAACG CGTGGAAATCGCCGCAGAGCAGATAGCTGGAATAAGTAGCTCGCAGGAGCTGCTGGACATGGAACAGGACGAGTATACCGCCCTCCGGCCATATCCCTGCGACTTCTGCAGCCGCCGCTTCAGAAAGAAGGCCAGCTTGAACAATCACATGCTGGCGCACCAGAACGACAGGCCACACCTTTGCAAACTTTGTGGGGCTCGATTCACGCGGCGCGCGGAGCTAATCAGCCACTTCAAGGCCCACGCCGAGGCCCAAGATGCGGCTGATGCTgaggcggcagcagcagcagcagcggcggcagcggcagccgTGCCAGCTTCTTCCATCAAATTCGAGTACCAGACCCAACGGCAGTTGGATGACCACTTTTACGAGCAGGAGTGGTCGCTCGGCCATCAGGATCAGGGTCCAGTTCGACATGATCAGCACAATCATTCGGAGCAGCAACTTATCTCCAGCAACGACTTGACGGATGCCTATCCGTCCGTGGCACCTCCAGTGGCTCCTGCGCGCGGCAGGATCAGCAGGCTGAAACCCAAGGAGGAGAGCAGCCAGTTCATCATGATGGCCGAGGGACAGTCGAGTCCCTACTTGGGCTGTGACCAGGAGCAACCAAAGGCCTCCGCCCAATCCGGTACTTCAGAACCTCCGCCTCAGCCCAACTATCCCATTCTGGACGATAAGAAGCCGTTCGTGTGTCAGCAGTGTGGTCTGGCCTTCGCCCGTGAAAAGGCGCTGGTGTCGCATACGAAG AACCACCGCATGGACTCGCCGTTCGAGTGCAACCAGTGTCAGGAGATGTTCTGGGACAACAGCAGCCTGCAGGAGCACCTCAAGACTCACCAGTTCGAAGAGAGCAACTCGGAGTACGACCCCGCCTCTGCGGAGGACTCGGCCAGTGAATCGGAGCCGGAGGAGCAGCTGTATGGCGACTTTTACTGTGCCGAGTGCGGCATTTCGTTCCATCGCCAGGACCTGTTGCGGCGTCACACGAAGCAACACACAAAGCAGCCCGAAACACCGGCTGGAGAGAGGAACACTACCGTCGCTGCTGCTGGGGAAGTGGATGCCAAAGAGACAAGCGGGGGAGGTAACAGCTGCCACACCTGCGGCAAATCTTTTCCCACTGCCCTGGAGATGCTCGCCCACGCTGAGATCCACTCGCGGTTCCCACCCTTCAA gTGCGTCCTTTGCGGTAGCAGCTTTTACGAGGAGCAGGCCATCAAGCGACACCTTCACACCCGCCACCCCAACGAGCTGAAGGCCAACTCGTGTGTTTTGTGCGGCAAGGAGTGCCGCGACCGGAAGGCCTTGATCAAGCACGCCTGGGACCATTCCCGCGAGAAGTGCCACTCTTGCTCGAAGTGCGGCAAGAACTTCCACAACAAGGCGCGCTTGAAGCGACACATGGCGTCGCACCGCGACAAGTCTGTGGTGTGTGAGGTGTGCCAAGAAGAGTTCCCGGACGGGCGCACCCTCTCCAACCACCGTCACTCCCATAGCACCACCTCGCCGGGCAAGCTCTTCCCTTGCCACGAGTGCGGCAAGACGTTCGGGTCGCGCAGCTCGCAGCAGATCCATGTGCGAATACACACGGGGGAAAGACCCTACGGATGTCGCTACTGCTGGAAGGCCTTCGCCGATGGTGGAACTCTGCGAAAGCACGAACGGATCCACACTGGCGAGAAGCCGTACGCTTGCTCGGTCTGCCCGCGAGCCTTCAACCAGCGGGTGGTGCTGCGCGAACACATTCGCTCGCACCACTCGGGCCTGGACGTGGCTCGAAACACGTACCACTGCACTGTCTGCTCCGAGGACTTTCCCTCGTCTAACGACCTCATCCAGCATCTTATTCAGCACAGCGACTCGAACACTGCCAAGCAGCGACAGCCAATC ACCGGACCTCGTAAGTACAAGAGGCGCCGCAAGCTTCAGCCGCACGAAATCGTTCAAATGCGGGCGGAGAGCAAGGAAGCCAATGGCGAGGAGGAAGCCCTGGGTGAGGCGGATCGCGATGGCGAGGAGGATGACTACGCCAGTGACATTGACATCTGCGACTTCGACGTAGGCGATGTGGGCGATGTGGACGAACTATTCGACATAGCCGAGTCCCCCAAGAAGGAGAAGCGCAAGCGCACATCGACAAAAGCAGTTTCTAAGCACAATGTTTCAAACGGAGGTGCGGGCACAACAGGAGGAGATGGCTCGGCAAAGCCGACTCAGTCTAAGGATAACACAAAGCTGCGATACGATTCCACAAGCAGTCAGCAGTCGGACCGCATCTGGGAGGAGAAGTTCTTGCAAGACCATCAAGCTCCGCTCTTCCAGATAGATTCGTTGGTGGTGGTCAACGACACTCCGCTTCAGCCCGCCAGTTCCAAAGAATCTACAGCGGTGCCCAAAACCAGAGCTGCAGCGAAGCTACTCTCCAAGCCGGCGGAAGCCTCGACCAGCACGACTTCGACTTCGTACTCTTCGACCACATCTGTGAGTCGTGGCAGAAAGAAACCGACTAACAAGACCTCAAGCAAGGCACCATCCGCCGTCAGCAGTTCCTCACGCCCCCGTATGATTCACACGGAGAGGGCCAAGGTCACAAAGACGGCGGTAGGCTCTGAATCCTCCTCCAAGAAAACGCGCTCCAAGGTGTACGTCACGCGCACAGAGACTGCCAGCAACATGAGTGCGCTCGAAAAGTCCCGCATTGTGGACGACTACGAGATCATCTCTCCGGCCACCCAGCCGCCCAATCAAATCAGCTCCAGTCCCCTGCACAtcaagcaggagcaggagcaccagcagcagaggGTGCAGCTGATGTACGACGACAACCTTCTGATTGACGCCGCTCTGCTGCGGGAGAAGACCTACGAGAAGTTCAACCCCAGCATCGTGAACGATCTGGAGGAGATTCTGCGCTCGCCGCTGAAACACGACCGTAGCTCCCGTCTGCGCTTTACCAGCGAATCCTCGACTACGCCGCAGTTCCTGCCTGAGGAGGAGCAAAACCTGATCAAAATCGAGCCCACCTCGCCGGACCTGCGGGAAATGGTGGAGAGTCAGCAGAGAGTCACTTCATCATCCTCCTCGTCAGCCAGAACCTCACGGCACTTGCGTCAAATCACTGCCAACAACGGGACGCGGGCGGGGAGCAAGCGCTTCGCAGAAAAGTCGTCCCCCGGCGCAGGAACTTCGAACAAGAAGGCGTCCTCCTCCGCCTCGGCTGTCAGCAAAGtgggctcctcctcctcgtacCTTGGGTACGGGGTGGAAGCGTATATCGTGAACCAATGCGTACCTGCCAGCGGAAGCACTGCCGACGTGGGCAGCGGtttcttttccatttcggAAGTGGTCTCCGCCGCAGATGCCGCGGACGCTGCGGCCAAGGCGGCGGCGGCCGGAAAGTCGGAGCGGAAGACGCGCTTCTTCGAGTGTGAAATGTGCACCGCCATCTTCTACGATCGGGCCCAGCTGCTGGACCACGTGCACATCCACATCTAG
- the LOC108127736 gene encoding uncharacterized protein, with protein MVYLKPFVLSLALLYFLVGALAVTCDVAPTDPTCVNCYSTPTHPECFVRFLTPTTAAPLSVTTTRRSRIRRIRSYFGNIFRRFNKNWF; from the coding sequence ATGGTGTATCTTAAACCATTCGTTCTGTCGCTGGCCCTGTTATACTTCCTGGTTGGAGCTCTAGCCGTCACTTGCGATGTGGCACCGACGGATCCCACGTGCGTTAATTGCTATTCAACTCCCACGCATCCTGAGTGCTTCGTCAGGTTTTTGACGCCTACAACAGCTGCTCCGCTTTCCGTGACCACCACTCGCAGATCCCGAATCAGAAGGATTCGTAGCTATTTTGGAAACATCTTTAGGCGTTTCAAcaaaaattggttttaa